A single region of the Epinephelus moara isolate mb chromosome 12, YSFRI_EMoa_1.0, whole genome shotgun sequence genome encodes:
- the LOC126398430 gene encoding F-box only protein 30-like codes for MEEDHAHCVSCVNQRCMVRPQPGISCDLISCPLVCGAVFHSCKTDEHHLMCPLLRVPCLNSGYGCPATLVRNQMYAHLEVCPAGVVCCTMEWNRWPVSCLDYTSYESLSRGVEEVEQLDMALALQDQRTLLESLKVIAMAPTAEGEPLLPVSKANSLTDSALLTPAPEASTIIESPSQSSPSCQPQPPPQASTNERIVSGINGLKEEHFGKLYEATVETARSLAAALDFVSSANSDNSSTDCVNRGAAMKRSRLSSDGDIKNGLEDKAPADGLNKKEIEEQSVCSSCLREKETDPKILNTINGPLSGEVVACQETACPAEVKDDMSAVVSQEPDTPPMASPVHVSQGVAQRAGHVVLEDRGLVLLENHGPERKFHNYQFFRGQCSLPNGRIGFIPGRSLYRLRPKMEDKSVDTSDLEQDDDPMGLGEIDLITAALLFCLEESRECRRISDTVFVDGYRVDFGTQTFTFPAAILVTNTRVGDIASASACDHAAPQLSYPSPFRTLRLGLVLEALEVEAVPHNRYLPPNPRYQHMFPFVCGQSLRRDQFSSHFTNVHGDIHAGLNGWMEHRCPLAYYGCTFSQRRFYPSIKGAKVVHDRHLRSFGVQPCPGAKLPGDLKSDQFSGLPIEILWHIAGFLDSFSLCQLSLVSRTMRELCASLLQTRGIVELQWERRPRPGAPGTMSWQIKNKVWRFSTAFSPVSSWGFTDLPSMSDHLKKCHFNVVEHKTEPVPLPAMCTARDGQSLRRVLRHVNT; via the exons ATGGAGGAGGACCATGCTCACTGTGTGTCCTGTGTTAATCAGAGATGCATGGTCAGACCTCAGCCAGGCATTTCCTGTGATCTTATCAGCTGTCCTCTGGTGTGTGGGGCTGTATTTCACTCCTGCAAAACTGATGAGCACCACCTTATGTGCCCACTGTTGAGGGTCCCATGTTTAAACAGTGGCTACGGCTGCCCCGCCACCCTGGTGCGCAACCAGATGTACGCACACCTTGAAGTGTGTCCAGCTGGAGTTGTGTGCTGCACTATGGAGTGGAACAGATGGCCTGTTAGCTGCCTGGACTATACCTCCTATGAGAGCCTGAGCCgtggggtggaggaggtggagcagctggACATGGCACTTGCTCTTCAGGACCAGCGTACACTACTTGAGTCCCTCAAGGTGATCGCCATGGCACCAACTGCAGAAGGAGAGCCACTTCTTCCTGTCAGTAAGGCAAACAGCTTAACAGACTCTGCTTTGCTTACACCTGCCCCAGAGGCCTCCACCATTATTGAGTCACCTTCACAGTCATCACCCTCATGTCAGCCACAACCTCCCCCACAAGCCTCGACGAATGAGAGAATAGTCTCTGGAATTAATGGCTTGAAAGAGGAGCACTTCGGTAAACTCTATGAGGCCACAGTGGAGACTGCAAGAAGCTTAGCTGCTGCTTTGGACTTTGTTAGCAGCGCTAACTCtgataacagcagcacagaCTGTGTGAACAGAGGAGCTGCTATGAAGAGGAGTAGATTGAGCAGCGATGGAGATATTAAGAATGGACTGGAAGACAAAGCACCTGCTGATGGTTTGAATAAAAAAGAGATTGAGGAGCAAAGTGTTTGTTCTAGctgtttgagagagaaagaaacagatcCAAAGATTTTAAACACAATCAATGGACCACTGTCAGGAGAAGTGGTGGCCTGTCAGGAGACAGCCTGTCCTGCTGAGGTGAAAGATGACATGAGTGCTGTGGTTTCTCAGGAGCCAGACACCCCTCCAATGGCATCTCCAGTTCATGTCAGCCAGGGTGTGGCACAGAGGGCTGGTCATGTGGTCCTGGAAGATAGGGGGCTTGTTCTTCTAGAAAACCATGGGCCTGAGCGAAAGTTCCACAACTACCAGTTTTTCAGGGGCCAATGTTCGTTACCTAATGGACGGATAGGTTTCATCCCAGGCAGGTCACTGTATAGACTACGACCCAAAATGGAGGACAAGTCAGTAGATACCTCGGACCTGGAGCAGGATGACGACCCCATGGGACTGGGAGAAATTGATCTGATCACAGCAGCGCTGCTCTTCTGCTTAGAGGAGTCCAGAGAGTGTAGAAGAATCTCTGACACGGTCTTTGTCGATGGCTACCGTGTCGACTTTGGCACACAGACTTTCACGTTCCCCGCAGCAATCTTGGTAACCAACACAAGAGTGGGTGACATTGCCTCTGCATCTGCCTGTGACCATGCCGCCCCCCAACTCTCATACCCCAGCCCGTTCCGCACACTCCGCCTCGGCCTTGTCCTGGAAGCTCTGGAGGTCGAGGCAGTCCCACATAACCGCTACCTCCCTCCCAACCCCCGCTACCAGCACATGTTCCCCTTCGTCTGTGGTCAGTCATTGCGCCGGGACCAGTTTTCCTCTCACTTCACAAACGTCCATGGTGACATTCACGCTGGTCTCAATGGTTGGATGGAGCACCGCTGCCCGCTGGCATATTACGGCTGCACATTTTCACAGCGGAGGTTTTACCCATCCATCAAGGGGGCCAAAGTGGTTCATGACAGGCACCTCAGGTCCTTCGGGGTGCAGCCATGCCCAGGGGCGAAACTTCCAGGTGACTTAAAGTCTGACCAATTTAGTGGGCTTCCCATTGAGATTTTGTGGCACATAGCTGGGTTCCTGGACAGTTTCAGCCTGTGCCAGCTGTCACTGGTGTCACGGACTATGAGGGAGCTGTGCGCCAGTCTCCTCCAGACCAGGGGCATCGTGGAGCTGCAGTGGGAGCGAAGACCACGTCCTGGTGCCCCTGGGACTATGTCATGGCAGATCAAGAATAAA GTGTGGAGATTCAGCACTGCCTTCAGCCCCGTGTCGTCGTGGGGTTTCACTGATCTCCCCAGCATGTCGGACCATCTTAAGAAGTGCCACTTCAACGTAGTGGAGCACAAGACAGAGCCTGTACCCCTTCCTGCCATGTGCACCGCACGAGACGGACAGTCACTGCGTCGCGTGCTGCGTCACGTGAACACCTGA